Below is a genomic region from Sporohalobacter salinus.
GCTTAGAGCAGCAGTAATTGCAGCTAAAGAGGTAAGTGATAAGGTTCCGATTGTAGCTCAGATGACTTTTGATGAGAATCTGCGGACTTTAAGTGGAACTACTCCTCAAATAGCAGCAACAGTTTTAGATTCTTTAGGAGTTGATATAATTGGTGCCAATTGTAGTTTAGGACCAGAAGGATTATTGAAAGTGTTAAAAGCTTTAAATGAAGTTACTAATAAGCCAATAATTATTCAACCTAATGCTGGGTTACCTGAAATTGTTGATGGTAAAACTGTCTATCAAAAATCGCCGGAGGAAATGGCTAATTATATAGAAAAATTTGTTCAACATGGAGCAAATATTATTGGAGGTTGTTGTGGGACGACTCCAGAACATATTGAAGTTTTTGCTTATCAAGTTAGCAAATTAGAACCGAAGGAATCTACGGTTGAGAAAAAATTCAGATTAGCTAGTAGTATGGAGTTAGTTGAATTGACAAAAGACAGTCAAAGTTTAATGATTGGGGAACGGATTAATCCTAGCGGTCGTGAAAAGATGACAGCAGAATTAAAAGAAGGGGAGTTAAGTATAGTTACTCAAGAAATTAAGGATCAAATTGAAGCTGGAGCTGAGGTTTTAGATATTAATGTAGGTGGAGCAGGGATTGATGAAGTAGAAATGATGCAGCGGATAATTAAAAAGGTACAGAACCTTTCTAGAGCTTCAGTAACTATAGATACTACTAATTCTGAAGTGTTAAAAGCTGGTTTAGAAGCATTTGCTGGTAAAGCTTTAATTAATTCAGTTACTGGTGAAGAAGAAAGTTTGAATAAGATTTTGCCTTTAGCTAAGAAATATGGTTCGGCTTTAATCTGTTTAACTTTAGATGATGATGGTATTCCTGATACTGCTGAAGGTAGATTTGAAGTAGCTAAAAAGATTAAAAAGCGGGCTAATAAATATGGTATTGATTCTGAAGATTTATTAATTGATACATTAACTTTAACTGCTAGTACTAAACAGCAAGAAGTGATTAAAACTTTGGAGGCTATAAAGCTAGTTAAAGAAGAGCTAGGATTGAAGACAGTATTGGGAGTTAGTAATGTTTCTTATGGTTTACCCCAAAAGCCTTTATTAAATAAAACTTTTATGGCTATGGCCTTAAGCTATGGATTAGATGCTTATATAATTGATCCATTGAATAAGGAGATGCAGGAGACTATTTTAGCTAGTGAAGTTTTGGTAAATAGAGATCAAAATGCTGAAAGGTATATTACTACTTTACAGTCAAGAGAACCAGAAGAAAATGTTGTGGATAAGGATAAAATTAATGCCAATGAAGATAGTAAGAGAAAATCGCATTTAGAATTGATTAATAAAGCAGTATTAAATGGAGAAAGAAAAGAGGTAATATCATTAATTGATTCGGCATTAACTGATTATACTTCTGATGAGATAATGAATCAGGCTTTAATTCCAGCAATTGAAGAAGTAGGAGAGAAATATGATACGGGTGAATATTTCCTACCGCAGCTTATGGCTTCGGCTGAGACTATGAAAGAGGGGTTTCAGCATGTAAAGAACGAGCTAACGACTGAAGCTAACAGTTCTAAAAAAGGAAGGATCTTGTTAGCTACTGTTAGAGGTGATGTGCATGATATAGGTAAGAATATAGTTAAAGTTGTATTAGAGAACCATGGTTTTGATGTAATAGATTTAGGTAAGGATGTAGCAACTGAAAAGATTGTAAAGAAAGCCAAGAAAAAGAAAGTTGATGTAGTAGGTTTAAGTGCATTAATGACGACAACAATGGTAGAAATGGAACAGGTGGTTGAGTTATTAAAGGAAGAGGGAGTTAATGTAAAAGTAATTTTGGGAGGAGCAGTAGTAAATAAGGAGTATGCTAATAAGATTGGGGCTGATGGATATGCTATAGATGCAATCGATACAGTAAAAATAATTGAAGATTTGCTACATTAAACCATTAATTTAAAAATTAACTATTATCACTTCTTTGTAATATTTTATTTATAACTTTGAAAGAATAATTAAAGCCTAACTATTGCAAAGGAGTGACAGCATGAAGATGTTTAATAACATTTCGGGAGTTACCTGTGATTCACGTGAGGTTGAACCTGGAGATGCTTTTGTGGCTATTGAAGGGTTTGAAGATGATGGGAATAAATATATAGATGACGCTGTTAGCCAGGGAGCTGAGGTAGTTTATACTGAACAGGATATAAATCATAGGGAGATACCTATAGTTAGAGTTGATAACGCTCGCAAAACTTTAGCTCAATTGGCTAATCAAGTGTATGATTCTCCTTCGGAGAAATTGGAATTAATAGGGGTAACGGGTACTAATGGTAAAACTACAACGACTCATTTGATTGAAAAATTATTTAATGTTCATGATTTCACAACTGGCTTGCTGGGAACTGTAAAAACTAAATTAGGGAGTAGAACTAAAGAAGCAACGCTAACGACTCCAGGTGCTGATCGAATAAATGATTATTTAAATAGAATGGTAAGTAATGAGGTTGATATTGCAGCAATGGAGATTTCGTCACATGGAATTAAGCTGCATAGAGTTGAAGGGTTGGAGTTTGATGTAGTTATTCATACTAATATAACTAGGGATCATTTGGATTTACATGATAGTTTTGAAGATTATTTATTAACAAAGAAAGAATTATTTAAACAGGCAAGTGAGGAAAGTATTGCGTTAATTAATATAGATGATAATTATGCTGGTCGGATTATGTCCGGAATATCGCCGCGAATAGTTACCTATGGATTTAGTAATGAAGCAGATATAAGAGTTAATAAAGCTAATTATAATGCAACTGGCAGTAGATTTGAGATTGAAATTCAAAGAAGTATAAGAGGAATTGATGGAAATTTGATATCTCCTCAACAATTTGAAATAGAGTTGAATTTATTAGGAAAGCATAATATCTATAATGCTTTGGCAGCGGCAACTGTAGGTTTAGTTTATGGTTTAGGTGCTGAAGAGATCAAATTTGGTTTAAGAGAATTTTCTCCTTTCTTTAGAAGATTAGAGGTTATTTATAATGATGAATTTACTATTATTGATGATTGTGCTCATAATCCTGGAAATTATAGGGCAGTTTTCGAAACTATTAAGGAATTAGATTATGATGAATTATATATTATAAATGCTATTAGAGGAAACCGGGGCCTAGCAGTGAATAGAG
It encodes:
- a CDS encoding homocysteine S-methyltransferase family protein; this translates as MKSDILTELESEIILFDGAMGTQLQQSGLETDTAPEEWNLKKPEVIKEIHQKYLAAGSRVVQTNTFGANRLKLEDYGLENKVTEINQAAVKIAQSVQKDNYVAGSIGPLGKLFAPMGSITFKEGINIFTEQITALNEAGVDLISFETMNDLQELRAAVIAAKEVSDKVPIVAQMTFDENLRTLSGTTPQIAATVLDSLGVDIIGANCSLGPEGLLKVLKALNEVTNKPIIIQPNAGLPEIVDGKTVYQKSPEEMANYIEKFVQHGANIIGGCCGTTPEHIEVFAYQVSKLEPKESTVEKKFRLASSMELVELTKDSQSLMIGERINPSGREKMTAELKEGELSIVTQEIKDQIEAGAEVLDINVGGAGIDEVEMMQRIIKKVQNLSRASVTIDTTNSEVLKAGLEAFAGKALINSVTGEEESLNKILPLAKKYGSALICLTLDDDGIPDTAEGRFEVAKKIKKRANKYGIDSEDLLIDTLTLTASTKQQEVIKTLEAIKLVKEELGLKTVLGVSNVSYGLPQKPLLNKTFMAMALSYGLDAYIIDPLNKEMQETILASEVLVNRDQNAERYITTLQSREPEENVVDKDKINANEDSKRKSHLELINKAVLNGERKEVISLIDSALTDYTSDEIMNQALIPAIEEVGEKYDTGEYFLPQLMASAETMKEGFQHVKNELTTEANSSKKGRILLATVRGDVHDIGKNIVKVVLENHGFDVIDLGKDVATEKIVKKAKKKKVDVVGLSALMTTTMVEMEQVVELLKEEGVNVKVILGGAVVNKEYANKIGADGYAIDAIDTVKIIEDLLH
- a CDS encoding Mur ligase family protein codes for the protein MKMFNNISGVTCDSREVEPGDAFVAIEGFEDDGNKYIDDAVSQGAEVVYTEQDINHREIPIVRVDNARKTLAQLANQVYDSPSEKLELIGVTGTNGKTTTTHLIEKLFNVHDFTTGLLGTVKTKLGSRTKEATLTTPGADRINDYLNRMVSNEVDIAAMEISSHGIKLHRVEGLEFDVVIHTNITRDHLDLHDSFEDYLLTKKELFKQASEESIALINIDDNYAGRIMSGISPRIVTYGFSNEADIRVNKANYNATGSRFEIEIQRSIRGIDGNLISPQQFEIELNLLGKHNIYNALAAATVGLVYGLGAEEIKFGLREFSPFFRRLEVIYNDEFTIIDDCAHNPGNYRAVFETIKELDYDELYIINAIRGNRGLAVNRENAETIAKYIPDLNVTELYITSCNKLANRYDIVSDEEREMFFSVLYDYGLKFEYYDCLSPCFDTVLKKIENNDLLVLLGAHAMDQAADLILELINNDD